The Pungitius pungitius chromosome 21, fPunPun2.1, whole genome shotgun sequence genome includes the window AATGCTGCTTTAACCACGCTGACTTGGTATCACGCATACCATTTTTTATAGTTTGTGCACTAATTAGTTGGCATCAGACGCTGCAATAGCAGTCCAAATAATGGCactactttttttgttttgttgatttaGTAACTAAATTGGTACTTTTTGATAcaaatacagtttatttttatGCTGCAGTAGACTTTCATCCTCCCAAAATATCCTTCACTATATTCAGAGCCTGTGCTGTCTTGCATACTGTAACTGTATTTTCTGAATTATTGTATCTATttaatgtgtaaatatttgCTCCAATCCGAGCTACTCATTGAAGTCTGGTTAGTAACTGAGTTGGTTTCACAAAACCTTTGACTGATTTGGTATCGTAACGTGTTTGTCAGAGCAAACCTCCGTCTGGTTTCCCTGTGATGAGACCACGCTGGAACCTGAAGCTGAAGCAAAGATGGAGATTTGTGCCGTCAGAGCATTGTccacctgcagagaggagaaaaccACAGCCCATGTTTTCCTTTCTAAaactgtatgcacacacacacacacactagttcaTCTGTGACCCTTCATTAATCATTCTAGTATCAGTTagacatttaatttaaataaaaaatggatcATAGCCAACAGCGGCCCACAGTTTTATACCTAAAGTTTCCATGGATTTAAAATTTAAGTCAAATGTGAATATGAATCCAGAATGTCTGCTTATTAGTATTTGTGACATGAAAGTCTTCTTTGTAGCATATACCAGTTTTCTGGCAAAGTGACCATTGAAGAGTATAAACGGAAGAGCAGATGCGTGggaagaaaaatgtgatttatttctaaAGTTGATGGCTGATGTGACCGCTGGTGAGAGGGTTGACCTTCATGTTTCTCTCTACAGGTGATCCGGCCTGAGGTGTGCCTGCCCTGTGGGAAAAGACTACGCTTTGGAAAGATGGCGGTAAAGTGCAGGATCTGCCGCGCTATCGCTCATCCAGAGTGCAAACTGAAGTTGAGTGACCGCTGCTCAGCCACAACCCTGACAGGAAGTTCAGCTCAGCAGGTACCTCTGATTAATTTAATATGCTCCATAACCAAAGACTTTGAGATTGTTGGAGCGGAGGTGAGTGAGTAAATCCCCAgtgacaggaggagggggggaatgTACACTGAGCTCCTCTTGCCTTGTACTCCTTCACTTCTCCTAAGTAATGCCACGGATAAGCTCTTGATTCTTTGATCTCACAAACTCATAAAATATGCCTCCTCACTtcatatctatttatatatgcTATTTACAACTATTGGCATGTATTCATATGTTATTTTTAACTCTTTAACTGGCATAAGATTTTATCAGATAATTTCTGATGTGTTttatataaacattttatttacttaaattgCAGTGGCATTATGTAAAATCATTTGTATTATCTGCATTTTACTATATGAACGCTTAGCTTCCATTTGAAGGAATCCACTTTTCGTCATATCGGTTCACAAACAAGAACTTTTTGGTGCAACTACCTCAATCAGCCTCTAACAATTTTATTTACTccaattacacaaaaaaacgaGTTCAAGAAATGCAGCTCTAAAAAAGGAGATTAAAGCATTCACGGAAATGCACAACgtattgtggcttttttttgtcatcttcaGAATTCGTTGGAGGATTTTGCCCCTGTCATCAACCCCAGAGTTCCTCTTCTGATCGTGGACTGTGTGACTGAGATCGAGAGGAGAGGCCTGGAAGAGGTGAACTTGTCCACTGTCAGTTTTCACATATGCATTGTTCCCTCTGGTTCATCTGAGCTTGCTGATGGTCTGTGTGTAGAGAGGACTGTACAGAGTTCCTGGAGGAGAGCGTCTAGTGAAGGAGCTCAGAGAACGATTCATCCAGAGGAAAACTCCGCTCATGCTCAATAAGGTCCATGATGTTCACGTGCTGTGTGGCCTGCTGAAAGACTTCCTGAGGAAACTCGAGGAGCCTCTGATCCCCTTCAGACTGCACAAAACCTTTATGGAGGCTTCGGGTAAGAAGGCTGAAGCTGCTCACATAGTTATATCACAACTTAACCATGATCTgtagatatacactcacctaaaggattattaggaacatcTGTTCAATTTcttattaatgcaattatctaatcaaccaatcacatggcagttgcttccaTGCATTTAgaggtgtggtcctggtcaagacaatctcctgaactccaaactgaatgtcagagtgggaaagaaaggtgatttaagcaattttgagtgtggcctggttgttggtgccagacggacCGGTccatttcacaatctgctcagttactgggattttcacgcacaaccatttctagggtttccaaagaatggtgtgaaaagggaaaaacatccagtatgcagcagtcctgtgggcaacaatgccttgttgatgctagaggtcagaggtcacgggctgactgattcaagctgatagaagagcaactttgactgagataaccactcgttacaactgAGGTATGCAGCGAAgaatttgtgaagccacaacacgcaaaaccttgaggcggatgggcttcaacagcagaagaccccaccgggtaccactcatctacactacaaataggaaaaagaggctacaatttgcaagagcgcaccaaaattggacagttgaagactggaaaaatgttgcctggtctgatgagtctcgatttctgttgagagattcagatggtagagtaaGAATTTGGCATAAACGGAATGAttacatggatccatcatgccttgttaccactgtgcaggctggcaGTGGTGGTGTAATgatgtgggggatgttttcttggaacactttaggccccttagtaccaattgggcatcgtttaaatgcattgtttctgaccatgtccatccctttatggccaccatgtaccatcctctgatggctacttccagcaggataatgcaccatgtcacaaagctccaatcatttcaaactggtttcttgaacatgacgaTGAGTTCACTGTATTAAAATggccccacagtcaccagatctcaaccccatagagcatctttgggatgtggtggaacgggagcttcgtgccctggatgttcatcccacaaatctccatcaactgcaagatgctctcccatcaatatgggccaacatgtGTAaagatgctttcagcaccttgttgaatcaatgccacgtagaattaaggcggttctgaaggcgaaaggggatcaaacacagtattagtatggtgttcctaataatcctttagctGAGTGTATATAAATAACATGTCAATGTAGTTTgaattacatacatttttttttttagctgaggctttttttttaaagcgactGACAATGAGTGTCTTCAACCCGGAGGGAAAAATATCAgaacaggaataaaaaaagtaCTTTCATTATGAAAGCCAAACCACAAAGTGCTATGAGTAAGAGCCATCGTGATTACTAATACATGTCTACCCAGTCCAGGTATAGTAGGAAGATGTGCTACCTTGTCTGAGTACGCTTGGTAGAGGTGTGTTTTCAgctgtcctgatgtcattggGTAGTCTGTTAAAACTCCATcgctgggtgtctgtgttttagagCTGGCTGATGAAGACAACAGCACTGCCATCATGTATCGGGCCATCTCAGAGCTGCCAGAGGTCAACAGACACACATTGGCGTTTCTCATGCTTCACTTGCAGAAGTAAGAGCTTTTTATCTGACggaaagtcaaaatatatagCTATGTTTATCTTTATAGCTATATATCGGGCAGATACATTTCCTTTATGTGAAATAAGCATTAGAAAAGTGGCTTCTGTTGTTATAGTTTTACTTCATGGTTTTTTTTAGGGTTATGAGGAGTCCTCTGTGCCAGATGGACAAGAATAACTTGTCCAGGGTGTTTGGACCAACTATTGTCGGACATGGGATGTCTGagcccacccccaccaccatctTGAAGGACATAAACACTCAGCCAAAGGTTTGCTTCTTTCAAAATGTCTTATTTGTAATATGTGGatatgaaataacattttccaCATcagataaacattttaaaaacgttaAGACAACAACTTGTAAAATAAAGTAGGACATCCTCAGTCATTGGACCTTCACAAAAACGAGAGCAAAAAAGATTCCTTTGCCAAACAAAATGTCATACatagtaaatatatattacagAAAGTATGAATATATTGAAAGCAGGTGATGAGCAGCAGTAGATATAATGGTAATTATATCTAGTGCTGCTGTAATAATCATAAAAACATaacatatgtataatatgtcGCCATGAGACACGTACCAGATGTAAACGAGTCTTTGAAACCTGCAGCCAGAGAAAGCACAGACCACAGGGAAGAAACTCATTTTGCAATGTGCATTCAGTTGGACAGAAATTCCTAGAGAAGGGAAGATGACATGGAGAGGGACTCGTTTTAGCCTAGTCTAGGCTGGTAGCAGCATGTCTAGGGACTGGTTCAAGGCAGCCCTGAGTACCCTATCTATAAACCCGAGCCATGCACAACCTGGAATCAATCATAAATATATAAGAGTAAGTGTTGTAGTAGAAAGTCACCACACTGACTCTCACTTCCTGATCTTTGTTGACCTTCGGTCTCAGCGATGTATTTGGCCTGTTGCTGTTCCTCAGGTTATTTGCCACATGTTGTCCCTCCCTGAAGCCTACTGGAGACGTGTCCTTACTGTTCAGACCAATACGATCTCGTCATCTACCACTAAAACCCACAGCATGGATTATGCAAGTGGTGGGTACTTTTATTTTATCCCATGAAACTCTGTTGATGGGTTTTATCACTGGTCTAATTATCTTATTTAGTCCCCTTTCATTCGCAGCATGTTTACTCATTCCACATTACCAGTTCTAGTTATTTCAAACCTACCAACAGTATGAAAAATGCAAATTTTTGATTATACATCTTCTGCTGCAAAGTCCCTGAATGTTAGACATGCATGAATCTAGCTTACTTACTACTAATTCGAGGCTATTTCCAAAAATGGAAACTTGCAGGGTGCATTAACTCATCACTGCGAAGTCACTGTACTGCTGTTCACCTAGAGAGTGATTgcacacatttttatatgttctatatatatatatattaaaggtAATGTCGCTAACGTTTACCAGGTCGGTTGTTTGAGCCATTGACTTCTCCAGAGATAAACAGCTACAACCAAGTTCCCAGCAGAAGAACACGGAATCCTGGCAACGTTCCAACCAGCACGTAAGACCCCAACAGATCAGGTCTAAGCTTCAGGCCACTTCCAACTGCTTGGTTAGATCATCCACGCCTTTAGCTACTGCTCTCCACACACAACTTGTGACTAAAAACACTTGTAGAGGTTGTTTaattgtttctttctctccagaAGTCGAGCAGAAGCAGGGTGGAGGTTCTTTACCTCCCCCAATTGATCAGCTGACCTGAACCACATCCAGACAAGACAGTCTATGCGTATTTCTAATCCTATACATAGTGATACTGTGGCCAGTGGGTACTATCTACTAATTTAATGTTCTTGTCCTCAATATGTGGTATTCCCTCGCAGTTCCAGAAGTCTGAAGAACCAGTTAAAGGACTTATTTCTTTCTGCCTGCTGCAATGAATGAAATTTAAATCTTGTCTATGTATGTAATCTATGTATTTGTAtaatgctgtaaaaaaaaatattttgtgtacttgtaaaaaagtattttagaatatttgatcaaataaatGCACCTATATCTTTTGGAAACAAAATACACTATTTGATTTCATATAATGAagaaatttaaaataaactgaatATACTAATGTATCAATTCATAAAGAAAAATTCTATATTTCTTCATAATCCGTCATGCTGATTAGAATAAGGCAGTGTTGACCTTGACTGACTGGTCTCTACACTATTACAGCCACATGGAAGGAGACCATCATTTACGCAAACCATCAGATGGGAATAATTCTCTATGGCGCCCTAAAAACTTGATCTCTCTTCAGtcaaggcagcagcagcagtggtagAAGGATCAACTATTTTTATTCCTGTAAAACTATTGAAAGTGCTGCATTCAACAAAGAAGCcatattttaaatgttagaTCACACAGAAGTAAAAACATAACTCTACCGTCACATTACAATTGATGAGATATTAAAGACGCCAATGGCTTAACACCGCTCCTCTAAAGAAAAGTCTAGTCTCTTGAGACTACATTTCCTATGAGTGCTGTGTTCCCCTAGGGGTGGGGGCTGGGAGGAGGAACAGGGGGTGGGTGGGAAAGAATGTGTGGAATTCATTTCCTGTTCTGCAGCTCAGAGTTGGAGTCATGGCCGAGTGTGATCACTGTGGTCTGAACAAGATGAAGGACCGCTGACTCCTCGGCTGGATTATTGCCCCAAGACCTTCACCCAGAGGAGCAGCAAGACGTCCGGGATGGCCGAGCCCCTGCTGAAGAGAACCTTCTCCAGGCTGCGAGGCAAAGACCGAACCAGAAGAAAGACGGAGCCCAAAATGAGCCGTGAGTGTTTAAACCTCATCTGCTATGAGTACtagtattactactactacttataCATTATCTggtactagtactactactacaacaactaataatactaatacatCATCTGATACGACTATTAGTactaacattttatacattatgTGCCACTGATTACTACTAGTCCTACCCCTAATAATTCTAGTAACAATACTACTACTTCATACAGGAACAGGTCATAAGGTCTATCATCTGTCCAAAGTAGACCAGGTCATAAGTTCCAACATCCGTTCATATAGAAAGGGTTCATATCTTCTCTATATCTGTCCATAGGGGACCGGGTCATAAGTTCTATCATTGTCATTCTTCAGCTGCTTTTatgttttaatgcttttaatcaGAATCACATCCAGAGTGAGCACTGAAAACCTGGTCAACATAAAGAACTCCCTCGTAAGTACCAAAATTAATGTAATATGATTATTAATCCTGCTTTCATATCAGCTAAGCTAACAGTTGCAACTTTATATATCATTTCTTCCTAAACTAGGCTAAACTTTTCCATAGCGATAATCTGCTCATCTTTAGACAAGTGGTGTAATGTTCAGCTTCCTGTAGATAAACTGGGTGATTTCCTTCATCAGacctctgtgtgtctttgtatggCTTTGGCTACTTCCTGTTTATCCTTTTATTTGAGTTTTGCACTGAAGATTGTTTTTCAAAGATTtgaattcaaataaacaaacaatcttTCTTCCGAatgaactaaactaaactttaaCTAGACATTTAGTCTGCTGAATGTACTCTGAAagcttgactgtgtgtgtgtgctggtgacTGCAGTCTTTGTATGCTTCTGTGTACTTTAACCCTCCAATGAATAGTGAATACACAGCAGTGTGTTTATACCTAAAAAACAGAGAGTTCATTGACACCAGCACAGATACAACCGTGTATATCTCCTCATCCTCTCtaatcttcctcctcctcttct containing:
- the si:ch1073-416j23.1 gene encoding rac GTPase-activating protein 1 isoform X1, whose protein sequence is MRGEESEVRVMEDSRHMVEEVLALCLQRITVEETNMNTEREFIQVVKNLEAVRKRWLYAETELKKYKELLVKSDVTKAALEVKLKHARNQLDVEMRKRYKMEGDYHYLQRQMQLMCDILVHDSRSSACLNAEQKSLWATFEHKGGNVTLHRRSKRLCVIDESSFLSHSDISYDRTDDDVDVDTTTIKPLRSRARERRRSSMGLTVNAPLGKRGKSGNVSAELLEMKPIEEVNTLMKELLKTPKTGDDIAMRTEIPQETPENLVYSAECASSAGGEQTSVWFPCDETTLEPEAEAKMEICAVRALSTCREEKTTAHVFLSKTVIRPEVCLPCGKRLRFGKMAVKCRICRAIAHPECKLKLSDRCSATTLTGSSAQQNSLEDFAPVINPRVPLLIVDCVTEIERRGLEERGLYRVPGGERLVKELRERFIQRKTPLMLNKVHDVHVLCGLLKDFLRKLEEPLIPFRLHKTFMEASELADEDNSTAIMYRAISELPEVNRHTLAFLMLHLQKVMRSPLCQMDKNNLSRVFGPTIVGHGMSEPTPTTILKDINTQPKVICHMLSLPEAYWRRVLTVQTNTISSSTTKTHSMDYASGRLFEPLTSPEINSYNQVPSRRTRNPGNVPTSTSRAEAGWRFFTSPN
- the si:ch1073-416j23.1 gene encoding rac GTPase-activating protein 1 isoform X2 is translated as MRGEESEVRVMEDSRHMVEEVLALCLQRITVEETNMNTEREFIQVVKNLEAVRKRWLYAETELKKYKELLVKSDVTKAALEVKLKHARNQLDVEMRKRYKMEGDYHYLQRQMQLMCDILVHDSRSSACLNAEQKSLWATFEHKGGNVTLHRRSKRLCVIDESSFLSHSDISYDRTDDDVDVDTTTIKPLRSRARERRRSSMGLTVNAPLGKRGKSGNVSAELLEMKPIEEVNTLMKELLKTPKTGDDIAMRTEIPQETPENLVYSAECASSAGGEQTSVWFPCDETTLEPEAEAKMEICAVRALSTCREEKTTAHVFLSKTVIRPEVCLPCGKRLRFGKMAVKCRICRAIAHPECKLKLSDRCSATTLTGSSAQQNSLEDFAPVINPRVPLLIVDCVTEIERRGLEERGLYRVPGGERLVKELRERFIQRKTPLMLNKVHDVHVLCGLLKDFLRKLEEPLIPFRLHKTFMEASELADEDNSTAIMYRAISELPEVNRHTLAFLMLHLQKVMRSPLCQMDKNNLSRVFGPTIVGHGMSEPTPTTILKDINTQPKVICHMLSLPEAYWRRVLTVQTNTISSSTTKTHSMDYASGRLFEPLTSPEINSYNQVPSRRTRNPGNVPTSTRAEAGWRFFTSPN